The following are encoded in a window of Castanea sativa cultivar Marrone di Chiusa Pesio chromosome 5, ASM4071231v1 genomic DNA:
- the LOC142636909 gene encoding uncharacterized protein LOC142636909, with translation MGAGRKTQTFIVNENAPSPKSANRSTTARNLRKSHLGGVIFGCKNSTMKECLSNQLFGLPGQHFSYVKKIDPGLPLFLFNYSDRRLHGIFEAASNGQMNINPYGWTTDGSERTSYPAQVQIRVRLRCQPLLENQFKPIISDNYYSQNHFWFELDHAQASRLMSLLSSLVVAPSASVPQNTAKWKTYFQALPPNDAGEEGEGFKPLSLETGHLNYSSWKSDSTVVASSFDGNNQPLGACLDTKLVKQDENDAIFMKLKELSLQPECSSSNGISFPCNSQVEGQVIGSRPNGSVCDLTGVEEKNEECHHSSSEGQSIIVQLIQEVQELKAFRTEQIQKTSILEQKLMEAEMEIQQLKDCCVMMLEPVSNPSVALVNETVSEVIDELRLDHNESASEVIDELHLDQNESVNEVIEELHLDHNELVSEVIDELHLDHNESVFLAGGYDGISWLSALDSYYPSHDVIKSLKPMSCARSYFSAAQLNIDLYVFGGGSGQDGSEWYDTVESYSLANDQWTSRPSLNQKKGSLAGATIDNKIFAIGGGNNVECFSNVEMLDLEIGRWIPTRSMLQKRLAVGAVELNGALYATGGFDGKDYLMSAERFDPREHSWTKIASMNTKRGSHSLVVFNEKLYALGGFDGSRTVSSVEIFDPRLGSWMSGEPMKKPRGYFAAAVINESIFVVGGIKVGENILETVETYKDGQGWQETQTRTIGKRCFLSAIVL, from the exons ATGGGTGCAGGGAGGAAAACACAAACATTTATTGTTAATGAAAATGCACCTTCTCCAAAGTCAGCGAACAGGTCTACAACTGCCAGAAATTTGAGGAAGAGTCACCTGGGTGGTGTCATATTTGGTTGCAAGAACAGTACCATGAAAGAATGCTTATCTAACCAACTCTTTG GCTTACCAGGTCAACACTTTTCATATGTGAAGAAAATTGATCCTGGCTTGCCACTGTTTCTATTCAACTATAGTGATAGAAGACTTCATGGAATCTTTGAGGCTGCTAGCAATGGCCAAATGAATATTAACCCCTATGGCTGGACCACTGATGGTTCAGAGAGGACATCATATCCTGCACAG GTTCAGATTCGTGTCCGCCTACGGTGCCAACCACTACTTGAAAATCAGTTTAAACCAATAATTTCTGACAACTATTACTCCCAGAACCATTTCTGGTTTGAGCTAGATCATGCTCAAGCAAGTAGGCTCATGTCATTATTATCATCTTTAGTGGTTGCTCCAAGTGCTTCTGTACCACAGAATACTGCAAAGTGGAAAACTTATTTTCAAGCACTTCCCCCAAATGATGCTGGAGAGGAAGGTGAAGGGTTTAAGCCACTTTCTTTGGAAACTGGGCATTTGAATTACTCAAGTTGGAAATCAGATTCTACAGTTGTTGCTTCTTCGTTTGATGGAAATAACCAGCCATTGGGAGCTTGCTTGGACACAAAGCTAGTTAAACAAGATGAGAATGACGCTATATTCATGAAATTGAAAGAATTGTCACTTCAGCCAGAgtgctctagctcaaatggcatcTCCTTCCCTTGTAATAGTCAGGTGGAGGGTCAAGTCATTGGTTCAAGACCCAATGGTTCTGTGTGTGACTTAACGGGTGTAGAAGAGAAGAATGAAGAGTGTCATCATTCATCATCTGAGGGACAGTCGATCATAGTTCAG TTGATTCAAGAGGTGCAAGAGCTAAAGGCCTTTAGAACAGAACAAATTCAGAAGACGAGTATTTTGGAGCAGAAGCTG ATGGAGGCTGAAATGGAAATTCAGCAGTTGAAAGATTGTTGTGTGATGATGTTGGAACCTGTGTCCAATCCTTCTGTGGCACTTGTTAATGAGACAGTTAGTGAGGTGATTGATGAGCTCCGTTTGGATCATAATGAGTCAGCTAGTGAGGTGATTGATGAGCTGCATTTGGATCAGAATGAGTCAGTTAATGAGGTGATTGAAGAGCTCCATTTGGATCATAATGAGTTAGTTAGTGAGGTGATTGATGAGCTCCATTTGGATCATAATGAGTCAGTATTTCTAGCAGGAGGATATGATGGTATATCATGGTTGTCAGCATTAGATTCATATTATCCTTCTCATGATGTGATCAAATCTCTTAAGCCAATGAGCTGTGCCCGTTCATATTTTTCGGCTGCACAGTTGAATATTGATCTTTATGTATTTGGAGGTGGTTCAGGTCAAGACGGTTCTGAGTGGTATGACACAG TTGAGTCATACAGCCTAGCAAATGATCAGTGGACCTCACGCCCTTCACTGAATCAGAAAAAGGGAAGTTTAGCTGGAGCTACTATAGATAACAAAATATTTGCCATTGGTGGGGGGAACAATGTGGAATGCTTTTCAAATGTTGAAATGCTTGATTTAGAAATTGGAAGATGGATCCCAACGCGTTCAATGCTACAAAAG CGCTTAGCTGTTGGTGCAGTGGAACTGAATGGTGCTCTCTATGCTACTGGtggttttgatgggaaggatTACTTGAT GTCTGCTGAAAGATTTGACCCTAGAGAACATTCTTGGACCAAAATTGCAAGTATGAATACAAAGAGGGGCAGCCATTCCCTGGttgtttttaatgaaaagtt ATATGCTCTTGGTGGATTTGATGGAAGTAGAACGGTTTCAAGTGTTGAAATATTTGATCCACGTCTTGGGTCATGGATGAGTGGAGAACCAATGAAAAAGCCCAGGGGATATTTTGCTGCTGCTGTCATCAACGAATCTATCTTTGTAGTGGGTGGGATTAAAGTTGGCGAAAACATTCTTGAGACG GTTGAAACTTACAAGGATGGTCAGGGTTGGCAAGAAACTCAGACAAGGACCATTGGGAAAAGGTGCTTCCTGTCAGCCATTGTTCTGTAA